One window of uncultured Methanoregula sp. genomic DNA carries:
- a CDS encoding HVO_0476 family zinc finger protein, producing the protein MFITLPCPECNDETEHEVIAESRDLLVRCTTCGHHQRVPKEREPQALMIKTIVSREGTSKVCGIELAAEDECSVDDHLVAECGDDAFGVEVTSIECGDKRPQRAKAADITALWTRAIEQVVVKISIHDGRKTIPVYMECDGESPFVVGEMYVVSGKRFKISHLKLRDGPLMRKEGWKTVAHRVKRIYGTRL; encoded by the coding sequence ATGTTTATCACCCTTCCCTGCCCGGAGTGCAACGATGAGACCGAACACGAGGTAATCGCGGAGTCCCGCGATCTCCTGGTCCGGTGCACCACCTGCGGTCACCACCAGCGGGTCCCCAAGGAGCGCGAACCGCAGGCTCTCATGATCAAGACGATCGTCTCCCGCGAAGGGACATCGAAGGTCTGCGGGATCGAACTTGCCGCAGAAGACGAATGCAGTGTCGATGACCATCTTGTGGCCGAATGCGGAGACGATGCGTTCGGTGTCGAAGTCACGTCTATCGAATGCGGGGACAAGCGCCCGCAGCGGGCAAAAGCCGCAGATATTACCGCGCTCTGGACCCGGGCCATCGAGCAGGTCGTGGTCAAGATCTCTATTCACGACGGCAGGAAAACAATTCCCGTATACATGGAATGTGACGGGGAGTCGCCGTTTGTTGTCGGGGAGATGTACGTGGTATCAGGAAAGCGCTTCAAGATCTCCCACCTCAAGCTCCGTGACGGTCCGCTGATGCGAAAAGAGGGCTGGAAAACAGTGGCCCACCGGGTAAAACGGATCTACGGCACCCGGTTATAG
- a CDS encoding DUF371 domain-containing protein has product MEATEIIRCRGHPLVLGTHPTTFEVTCEDHLTANGNCIIGIGADKGCAGLSPEFRNVLANDDASLLTVFECNGIIATVRSRGSSEFILNHQTDMVWRKSTFVCGRTIGIQSDTVALTLPRELIANLVLGKEMVVTLTATHPG; this is encoded by the coding sequence ATGGAGGCGACTGAGATCATACGATGCCGGGGACATCCGCTTGTCCTGGGTACCCACCCGACAACCTTTGAGGTGACCTGCGAAGATCATCTCACGGCCAATGGCAACTGTATCATCGGTATTGGTGCTGACAAAGGATGTGCCGGACTCTCTCCGGAATTCAGGAACGTACTGGCAAATGATGATGCTTCCCTCCTCACCGTGTTCGAATGCAACGGGATTATTGCCACGGTCCGGTCACGTGGTTCATCAGAGTTTATACTGAATCACCAGACCGATATGGTCTGGCGGAAGAGCACTTTTGTCTGCGGGCGTACCATCGGCATACAATCTGATACCGTGGCACTGACACTGCCCCGTGAACTGATAGCAAATCTGGTGCTTGGAAAAGAGATGGTTGTTACCCTGACCGCTACGCATCCCGGCTGA
- a CDS encoding thioredoxin family protein gives MALQVLCFYQPGCMGCMEQAPINAEVGKALNIRIEEIDAVKNPQYIKEYHLKATPTILVLKDGTVMERFEGVVQTEQLEAVLKKYL, from the coding sequence ATGGCACTGCAGGTACTCTGTTTTTACCAGCCGGGCTGCATGGGATGCATGGAGCAGGCTCCCATCAACGCGGAAGTTGGAAAAGCCCTCAATATCAGGATTGAGGAGATTGATGCTGTAAAAAATCCGCAGTATATCAAAGAATACCATCTGAAGGCAACGCCAACTATTCTTGTGCTGAAAGATGGCACGGTAATGGAACGGTTCGAAGGGGTAGTCCAGACTGAACAACTGGAGGCCGTGCTGAAAAAATACCTATAA
- a CDS encoding YhbY family RNA-binding protein: MPSPTDNSMQDLKPTVWIGKQGCTGTMIEEIVSQLKTRKMIKVKWLQNTEVDPEAVAAQAKAQLVEVRGRTMILADKKKAIKK; this comes from the coding sequence ATGCCCAGTCCAACTGATAATTCAATGCAGGACCTCAAGCCGACCGTATGGATCGGCAAACAGGGCTGCACCGGGACCATGATCGAAGAGATCGTATCCCAGCTCAAGACCCGTAAAATGATCAAAGTCAAGTGGCTCCAGAACACTGAAGTCGACCCGGAAGCCGTAGCCGCGCAGGCAAAAGCTCAGCTTGTGGAAGTCCGGGGAAGGACGATGATCCTTGCTGACAAGAAAAAAGCCATAAAAAAATAA
- the purN gene encoding phosphoribosylglycinamide formyltransferase — MKKRIAVLASGRGSNFQAVVDAIHAGSVQAICVALITDNPKAYALERAEQAGIPRVVIDYSSFPSREAYERALLSAMQDVNADLFVLAGYMRILGSSIVRAFPGKMVNIHPALLPCFTGLHAQRQAVQYGVKIAGCTVHFVDESLDGGPIILQRCVPVLDGDDEDTLADRILEEEHICYPEAVRLFCEDRLVIAGRKVIIR; from the coding sequence ATGAAAAAACGGATTGCTGTGCTTGCATCGGGACGGGGTTCGAATTTTCAAGCTGTTGTTGATGCGATCCATGCAGGTAGTGTCCAGGCCATCTGCGTTGCGCTCATAACTGACAACCCAAAAGCGTACGCTCTTGAGCGGGCGGAGCAGGCAGGCATCCCCCGGGTCGTTATCGATTATTCCTCGTTTCCCTCGCGGGAAGCTTACGAACGTGCCCTCCTCTCTGCCATGCAGGACGTCAATGCCGACCTCTTTGTCCTTGCCGGCTACATGCGGATCCTTGGGTCTTCGATTGTCCGGGCATTCCCGGGAAAAATGGTGAATATCCACCCCGCCCTGCTGCCTTGTTTCACCGGGCTGCATGCCCAGCGCCAGGCGGTGCAGTACGGGGTAAAAATAGCCGGCTGTACCGTCCATTTCGTTGACGAGAGTCTCGATGGAGGACCAATTATCCTCCAGCGATGCGTTCCGGTGCTCGATGGTGATGATGAGGATACACTGGCCGATCGCATTCTCGAAGAGGAACATATCTGTTACCCGGAAGCGGTCCGGCTCTTCTGCGAGGACCGGCTGGTGATTGCAGGAAGGAAAGTAATTATCCGCTGA
- a CDS encoding 30S ribosomal protein S19e, producing MTTVYDVPADHIIRRTAEELKKRKEIVPPAWAAFAKTGVHKEMPPEDPDWWYTRAAAVLRRVYVDGPLGVERMRSFYGGNKNRGSRPNAFRKGSGSVLRKSLQQLEAAGLIIHDKTGRRVSPAGMSFLDNLSQEVKTNPPAPVPKRVKAVAEAEPKKADGKKGEKKAKGGDKAVEGADGAKAEKKTSKKKSEKTEAPQ from the coding sequence ATGACAACAGTATATGACGTCCCCGCGGACCATATCATCAGACGGACCGCTGAGGAGCTCAAGAAGCGGAAAGAGATTGTTCCGCCCGCATGGGCTGCCTTTGCAAAGACCGGGGTACACAAAGAGATGCCCCCCGAAGACCCCGACTGGTGGTATACCCGGGCAGCAGCAGTTTTGAGACGCGTCTATGTGGACGGCCCTCTGGGAGTCGAACGGATGCGGAGTTTCTACGGCGGCAACAAGAACCGCGGCTCAAGGCCGAACGCATTCCGCAAGGGAAGCGGGTCTGTCCTCCGGAAGTCCCTCCAGCAGCTTGAAGCAGCCGGCCTTATCATCCACGACAAGACCGGACGCCGGGTTTCCCCTGCAGGTATGTCTTTCCTTGACAACCTGTCCCAGGAAGTCAAGACCAACCCGCCGGCACCTGTGCCCAAGCGTGTCAAGGCTGTAGCCGAAGCTGAGCCCAAGAAAGCCGATGGCAAGAAGGGCGAGAAGAAGGCAAAAGGCGGCGACAAGGCTGTTGAAGGCGCTGACGGCGCAAAGGCCGAGAAGAAGACTTCAAAGAAGAAGTCTGAGAAGACAGAAGCACCCCAGTGA
- the xseA gene encoding exodeoxyribonuclease VII large subunit has translation MDWFNTPEEPAGKAEPLLVSELSSIIGELLDDPRLQDIRVRGEITNYKHHGRGHRYFSLSEKGGGSNAAVIKCVMWRSDADRLPFDPEEGMGVIVSGSVTLYAPHGAYQFQVKGMEKAGLGEKYLLVEKWKRELAAEGLFSQDRKRDLPAFPKKVGVVTSETGAVIHDIRNVLERRYPMEIVISPTAVQGETAHREIAAAIRRIGVLVDVVIVARGGGSFEDLFEFNHPEVVRAIAACPVPVVSAIGHEVDVTLADLAADVRAPTPSAAAELVVPDRNVLLLQLQEQNLRLGMTLQGRLAWAREEVQGLRDRLRPHRFVQRIGERKQSTADLAERLERACMTRIEREHLLLSEMKTALEGRSPLAVLARGYCVAEKEGKILKSTRSLSKDDRLNLRFYDGCSQVIVERVDHDRNV, from the coding sequence ATGGACTGGTTTAATACCCCGGAAGAGCCAGCAGGGAAAGCCGAACCCCTTCTGGTCTCCGAGCTCTCATCAATCATCGGGGAACTTCTCGATGATCCGAGGCTGCAGGATATCAGGGTCAGGGGGGAAATCACCAACTACAAGCACCACGGGAGAGGACACCGCTACTTTTCCCTGTCCGAGAAAGGCGGGGGAAGCAATGCAGCAGTCATAAAATGCGTGATGTGGCGCTCGGATGCAGACAGGCTCCCGTTCGATCCGGAAGAGGGAATGGGGGTGATCGTATCCGGATCAGTAACGCTCTATGCCCCCCACGGAGCATACCAGTTCCAGGTCAAAGGAATGGAGAAGGCCGGGCTTGGAGAGAAGTACCTGCTGGTAGAGAAATGGAAACGGGAACTCGCGGCCGAGGGACTCTTTTCCCAGGATCGGAAGCGGGATCTCCCGGCATTCCCGAAAAAAGTGGGGGTTGTCACATCCGAGACAGGGGCAGTTATCCATGACATCCGGAACGTGCTTGAACGGCGTTACCCAATGGAGATAGTAATTTCCCCTACAGCAGTACAGGGTGAGACGGCCCATAGGGAAATTGCTGCAGCCATACGGAGAATTGGAGTACTTGTCGACGTTGTGATTGTTGCCCGAGGAGGAGGGAGTTTTGAGGACCTCTTCGAGTTCAATCACCCGGAGGTTGTCCGGGCAATTGCTGCCTGCCCCGTGCCGGTAGTAAGTGCCATCGGCCACGAAGTTGACGTGACGCTGGCCGATCTTGCCGCGGATGTAAGGGCGCCGACACCGTCTGCTGCGGCTGAACTGGTGGTCCCGGACAGGAATGTTCTCCTCCTCCAGCTGCAGGAGCAGAACCTCCGGCTGGGTATGACCCTGCAGGGTCGGCTGGCATGGGCCCGGGAGGAAGTGCAGGGGCTCCGGGATCGGCTTCGTCCGCACCGGTTCGTGCAGAGGATCGGGGAACGGAAGCAGAGTACCGCTGACCTTGCGGAACGGCTGGAACGGGCATGTATGACCCGTATCGAGCGGGAACATCTCCTCCTCTCGGAGATGAAAACCGCCCTTGAAGGGAGAAGCCCGCTCGCTGTTCTCGCACGGGGTTACTGTGTTGCAGAAAAGGAGGGAAAAATCCTGAAAAGTACAAGGAGTCTTTCAAAGGATGATCGGCTGAACCTCCGGTTTTACGATGGGTGCAGCCAGGTTATCGTGGAGCGTGTAGATCATGACAGGAACGTATGA
- a CDS encoding 50S ribosomal protein L31e, with protein MAEKMQEHVYIIPLRDARRMPRWKRSNGAIKDIRNYLAKHMKSEDVKLDQAINEKVWARGSSKPPSKIRVRAMKMEDGQVQAELAPES; from the coding sequence ATGGCAGAAAAGATGCAGGAGCACGTATATATTATCCCCCTGCGGGATGCACGGCGGATGCCCCGGTGGAAGCGGAGCAACGGCGCTATCAAGGATATCAGGAACTACCTTGCAAAGCACATGAAGAGCGAAGATGTCAAACTCGACCAGGCCATCAACGAGAAGGTCTGGGCCCGGGGCAGCTCAAAGCCGCCATCAAAGATCCGGGTTCGCGCCATGAAGATGGAGGACGGGCAGGTTCAGGCAGAACTTGCACCGGAATCGTAA
- a CDS encoding alpha hydrolase, which yields MKIGVLYSGGKDSSLAAIMLGTYYEVELNTFVFDPLRQIPSLEAAACALGFPLKKRVFREGLLDEMVDLVKACGYPNDAINRVHQTAVESLAGEYNVVGDGTRFNDRVPMLTREAVQSLGNRTGCSYVRPLLGYVKPEVDRLVDHLLVVQYGETGTIRNGDYEAEIREAVRARGLDVASLFPAHHDQSLVVGRKE from the coding sequence ATGAAAATTGGAGTGCTTTACAGCGGTGGAAAGGACAGTTCCCTTGCAGCAATAATGCTGGGTACGTATTATGAGGTCGAACTCAACACGTTTGTGTTCGATCCCCTCCGCCAAATCCCGAGTTTGGAGGCTGCGGCTTGTGCATTGGGGTTTCCCCTAAAAAAAAGGGTATTCAGAGAAGGGTTGTTGGACGAGATGGTTGATCTGGTAAAAGCGTGCGGGTACCCGAACGATGCAATCAACAGAGTGCACCAGACTGCTGTCGAGTCGCTTGCAGGTGAATATAACGTGGTCGGGGACGGCACACGGTTTAATGACCGGGTCCCGATGCTCACCCGCGAAGCAGTCCAGAGTCTTGGCAACCGGACAGGGTGTTCGTACGTGCGACCCCTCCTCGGGTATGTCAAGCCCGAAGTCGACCGTCTGGTGGACCATCTTCTCGTTGTCCAGTATGGCGAGACCGGTACCATCCGGAACGGCGATTACGAAGCAGAGATCAGGGAAGCAGTCCGGGCCCGCGGGCTCGACGTGGCTTCCCTGTTCCCGGCCCATCACGACCAGTCGCTGGTCGTAGGCAGGAAAGAATAA
- a CDS encoding hemolysin family protein has protein sequence MIQNALEIFLFVLCVLLSAFFSSSEVALMSMTRAKVRTLDNENRVGSHALLTLKESPEHFLITILIGNTVVNIAAAAIATAIAIEMYGNIGVGIATGVVTIILLVFGEIGPKIYATRAPDTFALTIAPVILFLSKIISPIIWLVERVSPTLGIGKDADEPTVTEEEIKEWIDVGKEEGTIEQDEQDMLYSVLEFGDTTTREIMTPRVDVMLMEDTLSFEEAIRIFNESGFSRIPVYHDRIDNITGILNVKDVFSAMVSHRKDSTIKEVMYDPMFVPETKKIDDLLKELQVHRVQMAMVIDEYSSFVGIVTVEDILEELVGDILDEYDKEEPGVQELSPGVFVVDAKMWVEDINERHNLALPTDESYETIGGLVIDRLGHLPLHPGEKVEIDSGKMTLVVMQMHGHRIVKVKIVIHPPAGAGNNSGNGNH, from the coding sequence ATGATACAGAACGCTCTTGAAATCTTTCTTTTTGTACTCTGCGTCCTCCTCTCGGCTTTTTTCTCAAGCTCAGAAGTTGCCCTCATGTCGATGACCCGGGCAAAGGTGAGGACTCTCGATAACGAGAACCGGGTTGGATCGCATGCCCTTCTTACCCTCAAAGAATCCCCCGAACACTTCCTTATTACGATCCTCATCGGCAATACGGTTGTCAACATAGCTGCAGCTGCCATAGCAACTGCGATAGCAATCGAGATGTACGGGAATATCGGGGTCGGGATAGCGACCGGGGTTGTGACGATTATTCTCCTTGTATTTGGCGAGATCGGACCAAAGATCTATGCAACCCGGGCGCCCGATACCTTTGCCCTTACAATAGCTCCGGTCATCCTGTTCCTCTCAAAGATAATTTCGCCGATCATCTGGCTGGTTGAACGGGTCAGCCCGACACTGGGTATCGGGAAGGATGCCGATGAGCCGACCGTAACCGAAGAGGAGATCAAGGAATGGATCGATGTGGGCAAAGAGGAAGGAACCATTGAGCAGGATGAGCAGGACATGCTCTACTCGGTGCTCGAGTTCGGCGACACGACTACCCGGGAGATAATGACCCCGCGGGTCGATGTCATGCTGATGGAGGACACGCTCAGTTTTGAGGAAGCGATTCGCATATTCAACGAGAGCGGCTTCTCCCGGATTCCTGTCTACCACGACCGGATCGACAACATCACCGGAATCCTTAATGTCAAGGATGTCTTCTCGGCCATGGTCTCCCACCGGAAAGATTCAACGATCAAGGAGGTCATGTACGACCCCATGTTTGTCCCGGAGACCAAGAAGATCGACGACCTGTTAAAGGAACTCCAGGTCCACCGGGTCCAGATGGCGATGGTTATTGACGAGTACAGCAGTTTCGTTGGTATCGTCACGGTTGAAGACATCCTTGAGGAACTTGTGGGGGATATTCTCGATGAGTATGACAAGGAGGAACCCGGGGTACAGGAACTTTCACCGGGTGTCTTTGTCGTGGATGCCAAGATGTGGGTAGAGGATATCAACGAACGTCACAACCTGGCGCTTCCCACTGATGAGTCCTACGAGACCATCGGTGGCCTTGTTATCGATCGGCTCGGGCACCTGCCGCTCCACCCGGGCGAGAAAGTGGAGATCGATTCCGGGAAAATGACCCTTGTCGTCATGCAGATGCATGGCCACCGGATAGTCAAGGTCAAGATTGTCATCCATCCGCCGGCCGGGGCCGGGAATAATTCCGGTAACGGGAACCATTAA
- the xseB gene encoding exodeoxyribonuclease VII small subunit, producing the protein MTGTYETKIEQLRAIIEKIEDGNTSLDESMKLYEQGAVLVKQCETLLAEAELKITTLSRDA; encoded by the coding sequence ATGACAGGAACGTATGAGACAAAGATCGAACAACTGAGAGCCATTATCGAAAAGATTGAAGACGGGAACACGAGCCTTGACGAGAGCATGAAACTCTACGAACAGGGTGCAGTGCTCGTAAAACAGTGCGAGACCCTGCTTGCTGAAGCAGAACTCAAGATCACGACCCTCAGCCGGGATGCGTAG
- a CDS encoding DNA-binding protein, with protein sequence MGDDELAEIRRRRMAQLQQQAGDQQGMQEELERQQRQKSQIQMILMQVLEPDARERLNTIKLTKPEFAGAVEQQLVALAQSGRLKAKITDAQFKELLRQLAPAKRDYSITRR encoded by the coding sequence ATGGGAGACGACGAGCTAGCAGAAATCCGCAGACGCAGGATGGCACAGCTGCAGCAGCAGGCTGGCGACCAGCAGGGTATGCAGGAAGAGCTCGAACGCCAACAGCGGCAGAAGTCTCAAATTCAGATGATACTCATGCAGGTTCTCGAGCCGGATGCACGGGAACGGTTGAATACCATCAAGCTCACCAAACCGGAATTCGCCGGTGCGGTCGAGCAACAGCTTGTGGCGCTTGCCCAGAGCGGGCGTCTCAAGGCGAAAATAACCGACGCACAGTTTAAGGAGCTGCTCCGGCAGCTCGCGCCAGCAAAACGGGATTACTCCATTACCAGAAGATAA
- a CDS encoding sugar phosphate isomerase/epimerase family protein: MVSYSVASMFFHEYTCPEIFSFVSRSGLDSMEFWLETPHFWLRDLPVQEVLDCRAEHPEISPLSVHAPILDLNPCSLNPGVVEVSLDYAVRSLAIAEEMGARMLTLHPGRRTAKRPPGAVDFARFDTYVETIRSTALRNSLRVCMENMEPAINSLLCTPERMRELLDAEPWLFFTLDVSHALAKSLEEPLRYIDLCHDRLVNVHMSRADGKILHLPLDRSPIMAEVMQSLRDHRFNGSLTLEIEDLNFGHPLSYEEKIAVLSRDCAFMHECME, translated from the coding sequence ATGGTCTCCTACTCCGTTGCCAGCATGTTTTTCCACGAGTATACATGCCCGGAGATCTTCTCGTTCGTTTCGCGTTCCGGCCTTGATTCCATGGAATTCTGGCTTGAGACCCCGCATTTCTGGCTCCGCGACCTGCCTGTTCAGGAAGTGCTTGACTGCCGGGCAGAACATCCGGAGATTTCTCCCCTGAGTGTCCATGCCCCGATTCTCGACCTTAATCCATGCTCCCTCAACCCGGGGGTTGTGGAGGTCTCGCTTGATTATGCAGTGCGCTCCCTGGCTATCGCGGAAGAAATGGGCGCCCGCATGCTTACGCTCCATCCGGGGCGGAGGACTGCAAAACGGCCTCCCGGTGCTGTCGACTTTGCCCGGTTCGACACCTATGTCGAGACAATCCGAAGCACGGCACTTCGGAACTCCCTACGGGTCTGCATGGAGAACATGGAACCCGCCATCAACTCTCTCCTCTGCACACCGGAACGGATGCGTGAACTTCTCGATGCCGAACCCTGGCTCTTTTTCACCCTCGATGTATCCCATGCCCTTGCGAAATCCCTGGAGGAGCCTTTGCGGTATATCGATCTCTGCCACGACCGGCTCGTGAACGTTCATATGAGCCGGGCTGACGGGAAAATCCTGCACCTGCCACTCGACCGGAGCCCGATCATGGCAGAGGTGATGCAATCCCTCAGGGATCATCGGTTTAATGGCAGCCTCACTCTCGAAATCGAGGACCTGAACTTTGGCCACCCCCTCTCTTATGAGGAGAAGATTGCCGTGCTCTCCCGGGACTGTGCCTTCATGCACGAATGTATGGAATAA
- a CDS encoding translation initiation factor IF-6 — MDRTITFAGDPNIGVFARVVGDIAIIPPESPEEFKVAVQNALNVKLVETTIQGSSIIGSLVAGNSRGVVVSGLATEEEIAVLSEHREVLLLNEYMNAAGNVIMANDTFAAVHPDMPSDMGKAIAEFLGVDLIFLTLGGVKTVGMAGVATNKGVIVHPRATAAELSRLEIIAKVPVGTGTINMGGNLVGTGLLVNESGYLAGNATSGFELGRVEDVFGFLE; from the coding sequence ATGGATCGCACGATCACATTTGCCGGCGATCCGAACATCGGGGTTTTTGCCCGGGTGGTCGGAGATATCGCTATAATCCCTCCGGAGTCTCCGGAGGAGTTCAAAGTCGCAGTACAGAATGCTCTGAACGTCAAGCTCGTGGAGACCACCATCCAGGGAAGTTCCATCATTGGATCTCTTGTTGCCGGCAACAGCCGGGGGGTTGTCGTATCCGGGCTTGCTACGGAAGAAGAGATCGCCGTGCTCTCGGAGCACCGGGAGGTTCTTCTTCTCAATGAGTACATGAACGCGGCAGGCAACGTGATCATGGCAAACGATACTTTTGCTGCAGTTCACCCGGACATGCCGTCCGATATGGGAAAGGCGATTGCAGAGTTCCTCGGAGTCGATCTGATATTTCTGACTCTCGGCGGGGTCAAAACCGTCGGGATGGCAGGGGTTGCCACCAACAAGGGGGTCATCGTTCACCCGAGGGCCACCGCAGCGGAACTTTCACGCCTTGAAATCATTGCCAAGGTGCCGGTCGGTACCGGCACGATTAACATGGGCGGCAATCTTGTCGGGACGGGCCTGCTCGTCAACGAGAGCGGGTACCTGGCCGGCAATGCAACGAGCGGGTTTGAACTGGGCAGGGTAGAGGACGTATTTGGATTTCTGGAGTGA
- the rpl18a gene encoding 50S ribosomal protein L18Ae, translating into MTEQKFEVKGTFLMGEDWMPYTKIIAAPNERQAEERTFAVIGSKHNLKRRYIKVDAVKAVKAE; encoded by the coding sequence ATGACAGAGCAGAAGTTTGAAGTGAAAGGCACATTTCTGATGGGCGAAGACTGGATGCCGTACACGAAGATTATCGCGGCGCCCAACGAGAGACAGGCTGAGGAACGCACGTTTGCGGTTATCGGCAGCAAACACAACCTGAAACGCCGCTACATCAAGGTAGATGCCGTAAAGGCTGTAAAAGCAGAGTAA
- a CDS encoding ribonuclease P protein component 4, protein MKVRSKNPAGKRIARERIGVLFEQAKLAYSSFPERSDRYVELARKIAMRQRIRIDRELRRQYCHHCYAYLVPGQNMRVRVHRGNVVVTCRTCNRTTRYRVVRPDAQSN, encoded by the coding sequence ATGAAGGTACGATCCAAGAACCCGGCAGGCAAACGGATTGCCCGGGAACGTATCGGGGTACTCTTCGAACAGGCAAAGCTGGCATATTCCTCTTTCCCGGAACGGTCCGACCGTTACGTGGAACTTGCCCGGAAGATCGCCATGCGGCAGCGGATCCGGATTGACCGCGAACTCCGGCGCCAGTACTGCCATCATTGCTATGCCTACCTTGTCCCGGGACAGAACATGCGGGTGCGGGTGCACCGGGGCAACGTTGTTGTCACCTGCAGGACCTGCAACAGAACAACACGATACCGTGTGGTGAGACCAGATGCCCAGTCCAACTGA
- a CDS encoding 50S ribosomal protein L39e: protein MSKLSKGRKIRLAKACDQNRRVPQWVMVRTKRAVVAHPKRRNWRKSTLKV from the coding sequence ATGAGCAAATTAAGCAAAGGCAGGAAAATCCGGCTGGCAAAGGCATGTGACCAGAACCGGCGCGTGCCCCAGTGGGTAATGGTCAGGACCAAGCGCGCTGTGGTTGCGCACCCGAAAAGACGCAACTGGCGCAAGAGCACGCTGAAGGTGTAA
- a CDS encoding DJ-1/PfpI family protein, with the protein MLDTLADWEPAHVLAELHSGRYLKKRGLHYTVTLCGRTLDPITTMGGLHMVPGILVDDIHPKAGDLLLLPGADTWFEPAQKPVIRTVEKLLDNGMVVAAICGATLALAEAGLLDHRRHTSNDLAALRQFCPAYRGEAYYINEPAVTDGNLITASGLAPVDFAYHVFRKTGAMNEATLEAWYRLFTTRKPEYFYSLMQSLPDNSGSP; encoded by the coding sequence ATTCTTGATACCCTGGCGGACTGGGAACCAGCCCATGTCCTTGCCGAGCTCCATTCAGGCCGGTACCTGAAAAAACGGGGCCTGCACTATACGGTTACCCTGTGCGGCAGAACGCTGGATCCGATCACGACCATGGGCGGGCTTCACATGGTACCCGGGATTCTGGTGGATGATATTCATCCCAAAGCCGGAGACCTGCTTCTCCTGCCGGGGGCTGACACCTGGTTCGAGCCGGCCCAGAAACCGGTCATCCGGACCGTGGAAAAACTGCTTGACAACGGGATGGTCGTTGCTGCCATCTGCGGGGCTACGCTTGCACTTGCAGAGGCCGGCCTGCTTGATCACCGACGCCATACAAGCAATGATCTTGCAGCCCTCCGGCAGTTCTGCCCGGCATACCGAGGCGAAGCGTATTACATCAACGAGCCGGCAGTCACGGATGGCAACCTGATAACAGCAAGCGGACTTGCTCCGGTGGATTTTGCATACCATGTTTTCCGGAAGACGGGCGCGATGAACGAAGCAACGCTGGAAGCATGGTACCGGCTCTTCACCACCCGGAAACCGGAATATTTCTATTCCCTGATGCAGTCGCTTCCTGATAATAGCGGGTCTCCCTGA